One genomic region from Sylvia atricapilla isolate bSylAtr1 chromosome 16, bSylAtr1.pri, whole genome shotgun sequence encodes:
- the STK35 gene encoding serine/threonine-protein kinase 35, whose translation MGSNRRGERGARMLPEKPPPSRAPALPAAKGRAPSRRPPPPPGAAVVRPARPRLAERLKKPAARAFPPRGAAAVSARAPSPARRCPARGAGGAMDGGRRGTQRTAQRRRATRRGAMAAAAAAAGPGIGGGGGGPRYSLLAEIGRGAYGVVYEAVSGRSGARLAVKRIRCDAPENVELALAEFWALTSLRRQHPNVVRFEECVLQRHGLGQRMSHGNKRSQLYLRLVETSLKGERILGYAEEPCYLWFVMEFCEGGDLNQYVLSRRPDPATNKSFMLQLTSAIAFLHKNHIVHRDLKPDNILITEKSGTPVLKVADFGLSKVCAGLTARGKEGGHENKNVNVNKYWLSSACGSDFYMAPEVWEGHYTAKADIFALGIIIWAMIERITFIDAETKKELLGTYIKQGTEIVPVGEALLENPKMELHIPQKRRTSMSEGIKQLLKDMLAANPQDRPDAFELETRMDQVTCAA comes from the exons ATGGGGTCGAACCGTCGGGGTGAGCGCGGCGCCCGAATGCTGCCGGAGAAACCGCCCCCGAGCCGCGCGCCCGCCCTTCCCG CGGCGAAAGGCCGAGCCCCGTCGCGGCGGCCGCCGCCACCCCCCGGCGCCGCAGTGGTTCGCCCCGCGCGGCCGCGATTGGCCGAGCGCTTAAAGAAGCCGGCAGCGCGCGCTTTTCCGCCCCGCGGCGCGGCGGCGGTTTCGGCGCGTGCCCCCTCGCCCGCGCGGCGCTGCCCGGCacgcggggcggggggggccATGGACGGCGGCCGCCGCGGGACACAAAGGACGGCGCAGCGGCGGCGGGCGACGCGGCGCGgggccatggcggcggcggcggcggcggcggggccgggcatcggcggcggcggcggtggccCGCGGTACAGCCTGCTGGCCGAGATCGGCCGCGGCGCCTACGGCGTGGTGTACGAGGCGGTGTCGGGCCGCAGCGGCGCCCGACTGGCGGTGAAGCGGATCCGCTGCGACGCTCCCGAGAACGTGGAGCTGGCGCTGGCCGAGTTCTGGGCCCTGACGAGCCTCCGGCGGCAGCACCCCAACGTGGTGCGGTTCGAGGAGTGCGTCCTGCAGCGGCACGGCCTGGGGCAGCGCATGAGCCACGGCAACAAGCGCAGCCAGCTCTACCTGCGCCTCGTCGAGACCTCCCTCAAAG GTGAGAGGATCCTGGGCTATGCAGAGGAGCCTTGCTACCTGTGGTTTGTCATGGAGTTCTGTGAAGGGGGAGACCTCAACCAGTACGTGCTGTCCCGAAGGCCCGACCCAGCCACCAACAAGAGCTTCATGCTGCAGCTGACCAGCGCCATTGCCTTCCTGCACAAGAACCACATTGTCCACCGGGACCTGAAGCCAGACAACATCCTGATAACTGAGAAATCTGGCACCCCTGTGCTCAAGGTGGCTGACTTTGGGCTGAGCAAGGTCTGTGCTGGCCTGACTGCTCGGGGCAAGGAGGGTGGGCACGAGAACAAAAATGTGAATGTGAACAAGTACTGGCTGTCCTCGGCCTGTGGCTCTGATTTCTACATGGCACCCGAGGTGTGGGAGGGACACTACACTGCCAAGGCTGACATCTTTGCCCTCGGCATCATCATCTGGGCCATGATTGAGAGGATCACTTTCATTGATGCTGAGACcaagaaggagctgctggggactTACATCAAGCAGGGGACTGAGATTGTGCCCGTTGGGGAAGCGCTGCTAGAAAACCCAAAGATGGAGCTGCACATCCCTCAGAAACGCAGGACTTCCATGTCTGAGGGGATCAAGCAGCTCTTGAAAGACATGTTGGCTGCTAACCCGCAGGATCGACCTGATGCCTTTGAGCTTGAAACCAGAATGGACCAGGTTACATGTGCTGCTTAA
- the PDYN gene encoding proenkephalin-B, with product MAIMVCRQHLQGEMARRALALALCLSLSAVASADCVTQCSLCAAQTRGAESSVQPLMCLWECQGSLSPGPEWEMCRKALALLAPLVALAEGTEPSLQEAEEAEAEPEQGLGPAELPLAPAKRYGGFMKMMSKGKLLSLLRENAHSKGGLSKKLGGFSRKPGERAAPEDYPGPAGDGDEEPTGAGAEGQQLAQLHKRYGGFMRRIRPKLKWDNQKRYGGFLRRQFKVITRSDEDPSAYSGEVSDL from the exons ATGGCGATCATGGTCTGCAG GCAGCATCTGCAGGGCGAGATGGCAAGGCGGGCACTGGCACTGGCactctgcctgtccctgtctgCGGTGGCATCTGCCGACTGTGTCACCCAGTGCTCCCTCTGCGCAGCCCAGACCCGCGGTGCCGAGAGCAGTGTCCAGCCCCTG ATGTGCCTGTGGGAATGCCAGGGCTCCTTGTCACCCGGCCCCGAGTGGGAGATGTGCAGGAAGGCGCTGGCGCTCCTGGCCCCGCTGGTGGCCCTGGCCGAAGGGACAGAGCCGTCGCTACAGGAGGCGGAGGAGGCTGAGGCGGAGCCGGAGCAGGGTCTgggccctgcagagctgccgCTGGCGCCGGCCAAGCGCTACGGAGGCTTCATGAAGATGATGTCCAAGGGgaagctgctgtccctgctccgaGAGAACGCTCACAGCAAGGGTGGCCTCAGCAAGAAGCTGGGGGGCTTCAGCCGCAAGCCGGGGGAGCGAGCGGCCCCCGAGGACTACCCGGGGCCGGCAGGGGACGGGGACGAAGAGCCCACGGGTGCCGGGGCCGAGGGGCAGCAGCTGGCGCAGCTGCACAAGCGCTACGGGGGCTTCATGCGCCGCATCCGGCCCAAGCTCAAGTGGGACAATCAGAAGCGCTACGGGGGTTTCCTGCGGAGGCAGTTCAAGGTGATCACGCGGTCGGACGAGGACCCCAGCGCCTACTCAGGGGAGGTCTCAGACCTATAG